Below is a window of Gammaproteobacteria bacterium DNA.
GGGCGCCGGCACCGCGGGAACCTCCGCGGTGACGCAGGCGGCAGCGCTGGGCGCCGAGGTAACGGTGTTCGACCTGCGCGTCGAGCGGCTGGAGCGGATGCGCGAGCTGGGCCCCAACGTCACAGCCCTTCACAGCAGCGCCGCCGCGATCGACCGCGCGGTGCGCACGGCCGACCTGCTGGTCGGCGCGGTGCTGGTGCCGGGCCGGCAAACCCCGCGTCTGGTCGGCGAGGATCAGGTTGCGGCAATGCAGGCCGGCAGCGTGATTGCCGACATTTCGGTCGACCAGGGCGGGTGCATCGCCACCACGCGCCCCACGACTTATGATGACCCGGTTTACACCCGGAACGGCGTGCTGCACTTTTGCGTGACCAACATGCCGGGCGGGGTGCCGCGTACCGCGACGCAGGCGCTGGCCGCGGTTCTGTTACCCTATGTGCGCCGCCTCGCCGAAACCGCCTGGGAGGACGATCCGGCGCTCGAATCGGGCGTCAACGTGGCGGACGGCGCATTCGTGAACCCGGCTGTAGCAGCCGAGTTCGAGCATGTATAATCAAGGCGTTAACTCATTTTCTTGATAAAGTAGGTCACCTGTGGCTCAGGCTTCCCGTAAATCGGCGTCTCCCGCGAGACCGCTCAGCGTGCATGTCGGCAAGGGCTTGCGCGAGGCGGCCCTGCTCGTCCTGCTTGCCGTGGCCGCGTACCTGCTGCTGGCGCTGGTGACCTACCATCCCGGCGACCCCGGCTGGTCGCATACGGGCTCCAATCTCAAGGTTCAGAATCTGGGCGGCCGCGTGGGGGCCTGGTTCGCCGACGTGCTGCTGTACCTGTTCGGCTATCTGGCCTACCTGGCCCCCGTGATGGTGGGCTTCAGCGGGTTCCTGGTGAACCGCACCCGCGAGGACAGCAACGACATCGATTTCCGCACCCTCGGCATCCGCTGGGCGGGATTCTTCATTACGGTGATCACCGGCTGCGGCCTGGCGACCCTGCATTTCCTGCCCGCCAACCTGCCCCTCGGCGCGAGCGCCGGCGGCATCCTGGGCCAGGTGGTCGGCGGCGGGCTGCTGCGTCCGTTCAGTCTGGTCGGCACCACGGTGCTGCTGCTGGCCGGTTTTGTCGCCGGCTTCACCCTGTTCACCGGCCTGTCCTGGCTGTCGCTGATGGATCTGCTGGGCCGCTACACGCTGGCTTCCCTGGCCTGGATTCGCCGGCGGGTGGGCGAGCTGCGCGAGCGCAAGATCAGCAAGCTGGCGCGCGTCGAGCGCGAGACGGTGGTCAAGGCGGAAAAGGCGCGCGTCAGCAAGCGCCAGCAGCCGGTGCGCATCGAGCCGGTGGTGACCACGCCCAAACCCAGCGAACGGGCCCAGAAGGAAAAACAGATTCCGTTGTTCAAGGACAAGAGCACGGGCGGCGGGCTGCCGCCGCTGGCGCTGCTGGACGCGCCCGAGGAGAGCAAGGGCGGCTATTCCGAGGAGACCCTGACGGCGCTTTCCCGGCTGGTGGAGCTCAAGCTGCTCGACTTCGGGGTGGAGGTCGAGGTGGTGGCCGTCCATCCCGGCCCGGTGATCACCCGCTTCGAGCTGCAGCCGGCGCCCGGCCTCAAGGTCAGCAAGATCGCCAATCTCGCCAAGGACCTGGCGCGCGCCCTGTCCGTGATCAGCGTGCGTATCGTGGAGGTCATACCGGGCAAGTCCACCATCGGCCTGGAGATCCCCAACGAGACGCGCGAGACCGTGCGCCTGAGCGAGGTCCTGCAGACCCGCGAATACGAAAAACAGTCCTCCTGCCTGACCCTGGCGCTGGGCAAGGACATCGGCGGCCAGTCGGTGTACGCCGACCTGGCGCGCATGCCGCACCTGCTGGTGGC
It encodes the following:
- the ald gene encoding alanine dehydrogenase, with translation MRIGIPTEIKPLEGRVALTPEACSELCGAGHEVLVQAGAGVSSGCADAEYARVGARLVPDAAALYGESELVVKVKEPQTAELELLRPDHLLFCFLHLAANRDLAERLRRIGLTAVAFETVSENGRLPLLAPMSEIAGHLAVQVGAHLLHRPLGGRGILLGGVTGTERGRVVVLGAGTAGTSAVTQAAALGAEVTVFDLRVERLERMRELGPNVTALHSSAAAIDRAVRTADLLVGAVLVPGRQTPRLVGEDQVAAMQAGSVIADISVDQGGCIATTRPTTYDDPVYTRNGVLHFCVTNMPGGVPRTATQALAAVLLPYVRRLAETAWEDDPALESGVNVADGAFVNPAVAAEFEHV
- a CDS encoding DNA translocase FtsK 4TM domain-containing protein; this translates as MAQASRKSASPARPLSVHVGKGLREAALLVLLAVAAYLLLALVTYHPGDPGWSHTGSNLKVQNLGGRVGAWFADVLLYLFGYLAYLAPVMVGFSGFLVNRTREDSNDIDFRTLGIRWAGFFITVITGCGLATLHFLPANLPLGASAGGILGQVVGGGLLRPFSLVGTTVLLLAGFVAGFTLFTGLSWLSLMDLLGRYTLASLAWIRRRVGELRERKISKLARVERETVVKAEKARVSKRQQPVRIEPVVTTPKPSERAQKEKQIPLFKDKSTGGGLPPLALLDAPEESKGGYSEETLTALSRLVELKLLDFGVEVEVVAVHPGPVITRFELQPAPGLKVSKIANLAKDLARALSVISVRIVEVIPGKSTIGLEIPNETRETVRLSEVLQTREYEKQSSCLTLALGKDIGGQSVYADLARMPHLLVAGTTGSGKSVAVNAMLLSLLYKAKPSDVRLILIDPKMLELSVYQDIPHLLAPVVTDMKDSANALRWCVAEMERRYKLMSMLGVRNIAGYNRKIK